The Nocardiopsis dassonvillei subsp. dassonvillei DSM 43111 genome contains a region encoding:
- a CDS encoding tyrosine-type recombinase/integrase → MARAWVYDRTKDRAYTEAVSKAKASKRTPPGRWWVRYYDPSGKIKSGGVFQKKPDAEKKRTEIENSLHEGSYRNPHDAKVTVAEMAEKWLITRTDIKRSTWWQYRAVLDNHVLPRWGDLRLSAVHAEDVAVWVAHLQKPRDEGGSNLGASQTRHAHVVLSMVLGWCVPRRIPFNPAKGVPLPKPSEAEHVYLDHAQVEALADASLTLRTKYGQELASARVSRALVLLLAYTGMRWSEAAALRVGRVDLDRRRVRVVVTFAEVDGRLVEQPPKNGRFRTVPVPRSLVPELRPFVKGRPDDALVFTTRRGAPLRIRNWRNREFALAVKVVGLDGMGLTPHKLRHTAASLAIAAGADVKVVQAMLGHKTATMTLDRYGHLFPDRLDEVADAMDAARLRVLAA, encoded by the coding sequence ATGGCTCGCGCGTGGGTCTACGACCGCACCAAGGACAGGGCGTACACGGAGGCGGTGAGCAAGGCCAAGGCGTCCAAGCGCACTCCGCCCGGCCGGTGGTGGGTCCGCTACTACGACCCCTCCGGGAAGATCAAGAGCGGCGGCGTCTTCCAGAAGAAGCCGGACGCGGAGAAGAAGCGGACCGAGATCGAGAACAGCCTTCACGAGGGCTCCTACCGCAACCCCCATGACGCCAAGGTCACCGTGGCGGAGATGGCGGAGAAGTGGCTCATCACCCGCACGGACATCAAACGATCCACGTGGTGGCAGTACCGGGCGGTCCTGGACAACCACGTGCTGCCGCGCTGGGGAGACCTGCGCCTCTCGGCAGTCCACGCCGAGGACGTGGCCGTGTGGGTGGCCCATCTCCAGAAGCCCCGGGACGAGGGCGGTAGCAACCTGGGGGCCTCGCAGACCCGGCACGCGCACGTCGTGCTGTCGATGGTCCTGGGCTGGTGCGTCCCCCGGCGCATTCCCTTCAACCCGGCCAAGGGCGTACCGCTGCCCAAGCCCAGTGAGGCCGAACACGTCTACCTCGACCACGCCCAGGTGGAGGCGCTGGCCGACGCCTCCCTGACGCTGCGCACCAAGTACGGGCAGGAACTCGCCTCGGCCAGGGTGAGCCGGGCGCTCGTCCTGCTCCTGGCCTACACCGGCATGCGATGGAGTGAGGCCGCCGCGCTGCGCGTGGGAAGGGTGGACCTGGACCGGCGGCGGGTGCGGGTCGTCGTGACCTTCGCCGAGGTGGACGGCAGGCTCGTCGAACAGCCCCCGAAGAACGGCAGGTTCCGGACCGTGCCGGTTCCCCGGTCCCTCGTCCCCGAACTGCGGCCCTTCGTGAAGGGGCGGCCGGATGACGCGCTGGTCTTCACCACCAGGCGGGGCGCTCCGCTGCGCATCCGGAACTGGCGCAACCGTGAGTTCGCCCTGGCGGTGAAGGTGGTCGGGCTCGACGGCATGGGGCTGACCCCCCACAAGCTCCGGCACACCGCCGCGTCCCTGGCGATCGCGGCCGGTGCGGACGTCAAGGTCGTGCAGGCCATGCTCGGCCACAAGACGGCGACCATGACCCTGGACCGGTACGGGCACCTGTTCCCGGACCGCCTGGACGAGGTGGCCGACGCGATGGACGCCGCCCGTCTGCGGGTCCTCGCCGCCTGA
- a CDS encoding DUF2786 domain-containing protein, whose amino-acid sequence MVERVRGLLRMAEDPAVTDAESQAFTAKAAELMTRHAIAEAEARAERGEAPDAISRMDYTVSGVGGHGKARVRALADISAAYGCQSAVRGNNSENTERVMILVGTVSALDALRMLLPSISMQMEASAKFMSSSHVADIRELRNYTRSELETERKRYYRSFVRAYGQAVAERIREFRARLQEMASPGGSGGSGESVDASRGAELVLLNDVHRVSEEFQKQFPQLRKHRPERTHSAAGYRAGYRRGRQAELGLDTPVGSGGSSALNESE is encoded by the coding sequence ATGGTCGAGCGGGTCCGCGGGCTCCTCCGCATGGCGGAGGACCCCGCGGTTACTGATGCCGAGAGCCAGGCGTTCACCGCCAAGGCCGCCGAGCTGATGACCCGCCACGCGATCGCGGAGGCCGAGGCCCGCGCCGAGAGGGGCGAGGCGCCGGACGCGATCAGCCGCATGGACTACACCGTCTCGGGGGTGGGGGGCCACGGCAAGGCACGGGTGCGCGCACTGGCCGACATCTCCGCGGCCTACGGCTGCCAGTCCGCGGTACGGGGCAACAACTCCGAGAACACCGAACGCGTCATGATCCTCGTGGGCACGGTGAGCGCGCTGGACGCGCTGCGTATGCTGCTGCCGTCGATCTCCATGCAGATGGAGGCCTCGGCGAAGTTCATGAGTTCGTCGCACGTGGCCGACATCCGGGAGCTGCGCAACTACACGCGCTCGGAGCTGGAGACCGAGCGCAAGCGCTACTACCGGTCGTTCGTGCGCGCCTACGGGCAGGCGGTGGCCGAGCGCATCCGCGAGTTCCGCGCGCGGTTACAGGAGATGGCCTCGCCGGGCGGCTCGGGCGGGTCTGGGGAGAGCGTGGACGCCTCCCGCGGCGCGGAGCTGGTGCTGCTCAACGACGTGCACCGGGTGAGCGAGGAGTTCCAGAAGCAGTTCCCGCAGCTGCGCAAGCACCGGCCCGAGCGCACGCACAGCGCCGCGGGGTACCGGGCGGGCTACCGGCGGGGGCGCCAGGCCGAACTGGGGCTGGACACGCCGGTGGGGAGCGGTGGTTCGTCCGCGCTGAACGAGAGCGAGTAG
- a CDS encoding replication initiator, protein MPTPTGKTTRAERLAQPLAREVAEQVAADHGVCIRPVSLRRTNIATGAAEVIDVPCGSTLESRCPACAKRKRSLRRSQCEEGWHLVTEPVVEPDPPSEEQRGWVEQRALVTAERDRLAATGVADPEQLSALDAAIADLDEEITASGLRGSVTRSGDSSGSSGPRRVRSTKRRQDVPDLPKRPMTRKTVGRAFTDPASGKVFRPSLFITLTLDSYGRVRSDGTPVDPSTYDYRRAARDTLHFSKLVDRFVQNLRRVAGFDVQYFAAVEPQRRLAPHLHMATRGTIPRAELRQIAAATYHQVWWPTADRVVFDGDHLPVWDEDAGTYLDPTTGEVLPTWDEALDALDDDPDAEPHHVVRFGRQVDAKGVVAGSEDASRCVRYLAKYLTKDIADCHQVETTRQEQHVDRLLDALRFEPCSPRCANWLRYGIQPDDAKPGQRPGFCRSKAHRREHLGYAGRRVLVSRKWSGKTLADHKADRLAWVLNALGINGVNSDPANEDQGEEDTPRPPVLSSVASGSFEWELARPTDPDVAPREQRLLRAVGEALKRRAQLDAARRNDLSAIHGSRTA, encoded by the coding sequence ATGCCCACTCCCACCGGTAAGACAACCCGGGCCGAACGGCTCGCGCAACCGCTCGCCCGTGAGGTGGCCGAACAGGTCGCCGCCGACCACGGCGTGTGCATCCGCCCCGTGTCCCTTCGACGCACCAACATCGCCACAGGTGCCGCCGAGGTGATCGACGTTCCGTGCGGGTCCACGCTTGAATCGCGGTGTCCGGCCTGCGCCAAGAGGAAGCGCAGCCTTCGCCGCTCTCAGTGTGAAGAGGGCTGGCACCTGGTTACCGAACCTGTGGTGGAGCCTGATCCGCCGTCCGAGGAACAACGCGGTTGGGTGGAACAGCGGGCGTTGGTCACCGCCGAACGGGATCGCCTCGCTGCCACCGGGGTCGCTGACCCGGAACAGCTCTCGGCGCTGGATGCGGCGATCGCGGACCTGGACGAGGAGATCACCGCCTCCGGTCTTCGAGGTTCGGTCACCCGCTCCGGCGACTCCTCGGGTTCGTCGGGGCCGCGTCGGGTGCGCTCGACCAAACGCCGTCAGGACGTGCCCGACCTTCCCAAGCGACCTATGACGAGGAAGACGGTCGGGCGGGCCTTCACTGACCCGGCCTCGGGCAAGGTGTTTCGGCCCTCGCTGTTCATCACCCTGACGTTGGACTCCTACGGGCGGGTGCGCTCGGACGGCACCCCGGTCGATCCCTCCACGTACGACTACCGGCGGGCCGCCCGGGACACCCTGCACTTCTCCAAGCTGGTGGATCGGTTCGTGCAGAACCTGCGCCGCGTGGCCGGGTTCGATGTCCAGTACTTCGCCGCCGTGGAACCCCAACGACGGTTGGCCCCGCACCTGCACATGGCCACACGCGGCACCATCCCCCGGGCAGAGCTGCGCCAGATCGCCGCCGCGACCTACCACCAGGTGTGGTGGCCTACCGCCGACCGCGTCGTCTTCGACGGTGACCACCTGCCGGTCTGGGACGAGGACGCGGGTACCTATCTCGACCCGACCACCGGGGAAGTCCTGCCCACGTGGGACGAGGCACTGGACGCCCTCGACGACGACCCGGACGCGGAGCCTCATCACGTGGTGCGCTTCGGCCGACAGGTGGACGCCAAGGGTGTGGTCGCGGGCTCGGAGGACGCTTCGCGGTGTGTGCGCTACCTGGCCAAGTACCTGACCAAGGACATCGCCGACTGCCACCAGGTGGAGACCACCCGACAGGAACAGCACGTGGACCGGCTCCTCGACGCCCTGCGCTTCGAACCGTGCTCGCCTCGATGCGCGAACTGGCTGCGCTACGGCATCCAACCCGACGACGCCAAACCGGGACAGCGCCCCGGGTTCTGCCGGTCCAAGGCCCATCGCCGCGAACACCTGGGCTACGCGGGCCGCCGCGTCCTGGTCTCGCGCAAGTGGTCCGGCAAGACTCTGGCCGACCACAAGGCGGACCGGCTCGCCTGGGTCCTCAACGCCCTCGGAATTAACGGCGTTAATAGCGACCCCGCCAACGAGGACCAAGGCGAGGAGGACACTCCGCGTCCCCCCGTGCTGTCCTCGGTCGCCTCGGGCTCCTTCGAGTGGGAGTTGGCCCGGCCCACCGACCCCGACGTGGCTCCTCGGGAGCAACGCCTCCTGCGCGCGGTGGGCGAAGCCCTCAAACGCCGTGCCCAACTCGACGCGGCACGGCGGAACGATCTTTCGGCAATCCACGGAAGCAGGACGGCATGA
- a CDS encoding helix-turn-helix transcriptional regulator, with product MSATTATPAVPEQRRDHGLWSVKDTASFLRVPPKTLYEWRYRGDGPPSHRVGRYVRYVPAEVHAWVLAQ from the coding sequence ATGAGTGCGACGACGGCGACCCCGGCCGTTCCGGAACAGCGTCGGGACCACGGCCTGTGGTCGGTGAAGGACACGGCCTCCTTCCTGCGCGTTCCGCCCAAGACGCTCTACGAGTGGCGCTACAGGGGCGACGGTCCGCCCTCCCACCGCGTCGGCCGGTACGTGCGCTACGTGCCCGCCGAGGTCCACGCCTGGGTCCTGGCCCAGTAA
- a CDS encoding hotdog fold domain-containing protein, which yields MNPETAEAVKAGFLAAVPFVRTLGLTFTELDHGRAVMRLPDNADHHNHVGGPHAGAMFTLAESASGAIIIGTFGDQLDRAVPLPTTSTIDFLKIATGDLTAEAVLGRPREEIIAELDEGRRPEFPIDVELRTEDGTVTGRMSITWTLRPNRK from the coding sequence ATGAACCCCGAGACGGCGGAAGCGGTCAAGGCCGGTTTCCTGGCCGCGGTCCCCTTCGTCCGGACCCTCGGCCTGACCTTCACCGAGCTGGACCACGGGCGCGCCGTCATGCGCCTGCCCGACAACGCGGACCACCACAACCACGTCGGCGGCCCCCACGCGGGCGCCATGTTCACCCTGGCCGAGTCCGCCTCCGGCGCCATCATCATCGGCACCTTCGGCGACCAGCTCGACCGCGCCGTACCCCTGCCGACCACCTCCACGATCGACTTCCTCAAGATCGCGACGGGCGACCTGACCGCCGAGGCCGTCCTGGGCCGTCCGCGCGAGGAGATCATCGCCGAGCTGGACGAGGGCAGGCGCCCCGAGTTCCCCATCGACGTCGAGCTGCGCACCGAGGACGGCACCGTCACCGGTCGCATGAGCATCACCTGGACCCTGCGCCCCAACCGCAAGTAG
- the dnaN gene encoding DNA polymerase III subunit beta, which produces MDRDAFAEAVAWTARALPTRPAVPVLSGIRMELSPDGASLHLSGFDYEVSTRASVDVLSEEPGAALVPGRLLAEIVRNLPSGSVHIDSDGPKLRIVGGAARFTLITMPLEDYPTLPGMPGRIGSVAADAFAAAVRQVAPAASRDDTLPMLTGVYLDFSGDTLSLVATDRYRIAVRELWWSPEDQGLDAAALVPARTLSDTVRGLLTKSNVDIALSTASGGEGVSLSPGEGMIGFENGERRTTTRLIDSEFVKYAAWFPKEFSARAEVAVTPLAEAVKRVALVADRNTPLRLAFSEGEVVLEAGSGEDAQAVEAIEVGYEGEPLRLAFRPDYLMDGLAGVETDTAYLNFTEPTKPAVFTDVPAKEGENPSFRYLVQPLRVS; this is translated from the coding sequence GTGGACCGCGACGCGTTCGCCGAGGCGGTCGCCTGGACGGCCCGGGCCCTCCCCACACGGCCCGCCGTCCCGGTGCTCTCGGGGATCCGCATGGAGCTCTCCCCGGACGGCGCCTCCCTGCACCTGTCGGGGTTCGACTACGAGGTCTCCACCCGCGCCTCGGTGGACGTCCTCTCCGAGGAGCCCGGCGCCGCCCTCGTCCCCGGCCGCCTCCTGGCCGAGATCGTGCGCAACCTGCCGTCCGGCTCCGTGCACATCGACAGCGACGGCCCCAAGCTGCGCATCGTCGGCGGCGCCGCGCGCTTCACCCTCATCACCATGCCGCTGGAGGACTACCCCACCCTGCCCGGCATGCCCGGACGCATCGGCTCCGTCGCCGCGGACGCCTTCGCGGCGGCCGTGCGCCAGGTGGCCCCGGCGGCCAGCCGCGACGACACCCTGCCCATGCTCACCGGCGTCTACCTCGACTTCAGCGGCGACACCCTGAGCCTGGTCGCCACCGACCGCTACCGCATCGCCGTGCGCGAACTGTGGTGGAGCCCCGAGGACCAGGGCCTGGACGCGGCCGCCCTGGTGCCCGCGCGCACGCTGAGCGACACCGTGCGCGGTCTGCTCACCAAGTCCAACGTGGACATCGCCCTGTCCACGGCCAGCGGAGGCGAGGGCGTCAGCCTCTCCCCGGGCGAGGGCATGATCGGCTTCGAGAACGGCGAGCGCCGCACCACCACCCGGCTGATCGACAGCGAGTTCGTCAAGTACGCCGCCTGGTTCCCCAAGGAGTTCTCCGCGCGCGCCGAGGTGGCCGTCACGCCCCTGGCGGAGGCGGTCAAGCGCGTGGCGCTGGTCGCCGACCGCAACACCCCGCTGCGGCTGGCCTTCTCCGAGGGCGAGGTCGTGCTGGAGGCGGGGTCGGGAGAGGACGCCCAGGCCGTGGAGGCGATCGAGGTCGGCTACGAGGGTGAGCCCCTGCGGCTGGCCTTCCGTCCCGACTACCTCATGGACGGGCTGGCGGGTGTGGAGACCGACACCGCCTACCTCAACTTCACCGAGCCGACCAAACCCGCCGTGTTCACCGACGTGCCGGCCAAGGAGGGGGAGAACCCCTCCTTCCGTTACCTGGTTCAGCCTTTGCGGGTGTCCTGA